In Alosa alosa isolate M-15738 ecotype Scorff River chromosome 19, AALO_Geno_1.1, whole genome shotgun sequence, a genomic segment contains:
- the foxa1 gene encoding hepatocyte nuclear factor 3-alpha yields MLGTVKMEGHETPDWTSYYNDAQEVYSPMTNTSMNAGLGSVQSMNSYMSMSTSGNMTSSSFNMSYANPGLGAGLSPGTMAGMPTASSAMNGISGGVPPMGTTLSPTNMNAMSAQQASMSALNPYSSMSPTMSPMTYAQTNINRARDNKTFRRSYPHAKPPYSYISLITMAIQQSPSKMLTLSEIYQWIMDLFPYYRQNQQRWQNSIRHSLSFNDCFVKVSRSPDKPGKGSYWALHPDSGNMFENGCYLRRQKRFKCEKKLSPTKGAEGRKDQTGGSGSPAHDSGNSKPGHMDTSSISSSNQSSSPHSLDRSGNHTELKSSGPPLHPAASSATSLSSIPLAPHSMGHETQLHLKDPHYSFNHPFSINNLMSSSEQQHKLDMKAYEQALQYSSYGSGMSSSLPLGSASMAGRATMDPSAIEASYYQGVYSRPVLNTS; encoded by the exons ATGTTGGGCACTGTGAAGATGGAAGGTCACGAAACTCCCGACTGGACCAGCTATTACAATGACGCGCAAGAG GTATATTCACCCATGACCAACACCAGCATGAACGCAGGATTGGGTTCCGTGCAAAGCATGAACAGTTACATGAGCATGTCCACCAGTGGGAATATGACCTCCAGCTCTTTCAACATGTCTTATGCCAACCCCGGCTTGGGTGCAGGACTTAGCCCAGGAACCATGGCAGGGATGCCGACTGCCTCCAGCGCAATGAATGGAATAAGTGGTGGAGTACCACCTATGGGCACCACATTGAGTCCCACTAATATGAACGCCATGTCCGCTCAGCAAGCTTCCATGAGCGCACTGAATCCTTACTCTAGTATGAGCCCCACGATGAGTCCCATGACCTATGCCCAAACTAACATTAACAGGGCAAGAGATAACAAGACCTTCAGAAGAAGTTACCCTCATGCCAAGCCCCCTTACTCGTACATTTCGCTAATCACAATGGCTATCCAGCAGTCACCGAGCAAAATGCTCACTCTCAGTGAAATATATCAGTGGATCATGGATCTCTTCCCTTACTACCGCCAAAATcaacaaaggtggcaaaattcCATCAGACACTCACTGTCTTTCAATGACTGCTTCGTCAAAGTCTCCAGGTCACCGGATAAACCAGGCAAAGGTTCATACTGGGCTTTGCATCCCGATTCTGGAAATATGTTTGAAAATGGCTGTTACCTCCGCAGACAGAAGCGCTTTAAGTGTGAGAAAAAGTTGTCTCCAACTAAGGGAGCAGAGGGAAGGAAAGACCAGACAGGCGGTTCTGGCTCTCCGGCGCACGACAGTGGCAACTCCAAACCAGGGCACATGGACACAAGCTCGATTTCCAGCTCCAACCAGTCCTCCAGTCCCCACAGCTTGGACAGAAGCGGTAACCACACTGAACTAAAGAGCAGCGGGCCACCCCTGCACCCCGCAGCCAGCTCGGCCACGTCTCTGTCATCAATCCCGTTGGCCCCGCATTCTATGGGCCATGAGACCCAGCTGCACCTTAAAGATCCCCATTACTCATTCAACCACCCGTTTTCCATTAATAATTTAATGTCCTCATCGGAGCAACAGCACAAACTGGACATGAAAGCTTACGAACAAGCACTGCAATATTCATCCTATGGCTCAGGGATGTCTTCCAGCTTGCCCCTCGGCAGTGCGTCTATGGCTGGAAGAGCCACAATGGACCCTTCGGCAATAGAGGCGTCTTACTATCAAGGTGTGTATTCCAGACCGGTCCTAAACACATCTTAG